In Natrinema amylolyticum, the following are encoded in one genomic region:
- a CDS encoding DUF5786 family protein, translating into MGFGSYDESEQQEQTTDDEDVEAVNVHENDHQGEMSFESDVSTDELVDQLGSMKDDESEE; encoded by the coding sequence ATGGGTTTTGGTAGCTACGACGAATCCGAACAACAAGAGCAGACTACGGATGACGAGGACGTAGAGGCGGTCAACGTCCACGAAAACGACCATCAGGGCGAGATGTCCTTCGAATCCGATGTCTCGACGGACGAGCTGGTCGACCAGCTCGGCTCGATGAAAGACGACGAGTCCGAGGAGTAA
- the glmS gene encoding glutamine--fructose-6-phosphate transaminase (isomerizing): protein MCGIIGRVGDGNALEPLLTGLENLEYRGYDSAGVAVQNGSGINVEKRSGRVEELKESIGDPLQGEVGIGHTRWSTHGPPTDANAHPHTDESEDVAVVHNGIIENYTALKDRLAADGYEFTSDTDTEVIPHLVQYYLDAGFDSEAAFRQAIDELEGSYAVTAMVSGEHVLYAARQGSPLVVGMEDGEYFLASDVPAFLEYTDSVVYLEDGDVVIVDEDGVEFTDLDGKPVTRTSETVEWDPEQAGKGEYDHFMLKEITEQPTSLAQAIEGRVDPTNGRIALSDFEPGTFDDIDSVQFVACGTSYHAALYGSLTLNQAGVQSTALLANEYSVSAPPIDDDTLVIAVTQSGETADTLNALRQARAEGADTLTVTNVVGSTAAREADDALFIRAGPEIGVAATKTFSSQAVMLTLLAQRIVDDLEDEPPADLETLLSDLESMPGQIEALLDESDAEAIAERYSDSQSYFFIGRGLGFPVALEGALKFKEITYEHAEGFASGELKHGPLALVTPETPVFAIFTGQEDEKTLKNAEEAQTRGAPVIAVCPDGHPAVEAADEHLAIPETDPDLAGLLANVQLQLVSYYAADLLDRPIDKPRNLAKSVTVE, encoded by the coding sequence ATGTGTGGGATCATCGGCCGCGTCGGCGACGGCAACGCCCTCGAGCCGTTGCTGACGGGACTCGAGAACCTCGAGTATCGGGGCTACGACTCGGCCGGCGTCGCCGTCCAGAATGGGTCGGGAATCAACGTCGAAAAACGCTCCGGGCGGGTCGAGGAACTCAAGGAGTCGATCGGCGACCCCCTTCAGGGGGAGGTCGGGATCGGCCACACCCGCTGGAGCACCCACGGACCGCCGACCGACGCGAACGCGCATCCGCACACCGACGAGAGCGAAGACGTCGCGGTCGTCCACAACGGGATCATCGAGAACTACACCGCCCTCAAGGATCGATTGGCGGCCGACGGCTACGAGTTCACGAGCGACACCGACACCGAGGTCATTCCGCACCTCGTCCAGTACTACCTCGACGCCGGCTTCGACAGCGAGGCGGCGTTCCGGCAGGCCATCGACGAACTCGAGGGCAGCTACGCCGTCACCGCGATGGTCTCGGGCGAGCACGTCCTCTACGCGGCCCGGCAGGGCTCGCCGCTCGTCGTCGGCATGGAGGACGGCGAGTACTTCCTCGCGAGCGACGTCCCGGCCTTCCTCGAGTACACGGATAGCGTCGTCTACCTCGAGGACGGCGACGTCGTCATCGTCGACGAGGACGGCGTCGAGTTCACGGACCTCGACGGGAAGCCGGTCACGCGAACGTCCGAGACGGTCGAGTGGGATCCCGAGCAGGCGGGCAAGGGCGAGTACGATCACTTCATGCTCAAGGAGATCACCGAGCAGCCGACCTCGCTGGCCCAGGCGATCGAGGGGCGGGTCGATCCGACGAACGGGCGGATCGCCCTGTCCGATTTCGAACCGGGCACCTTCGACGATATCGATAGCGTCCAGTTCGTCGCCTGTGGCACTTCCTACCACGCCGCGCTCTACGGCTCGCTCACGCTGAATCAGGCCGGCGTCCAGTCGACCGCGCTCCTGGCCAACGAGTACAGCGTCTCGGCCCCACCGATCGACGACGACACGCTGGTGATCGCGGTCACGCAGAGCGGCGAGACGGCCGACACACTCAACGCGCTCCGGCAGGCCAGGGCCGAGGGCGCGGACACGCTCACGGTGACGAACGTCGTCGGATCGACGGCCGCTCGCGAGGCGGACGATGCCCTCTTCATCCGCGCTGGCCCGGAGATCGGCGTCGCCGCGACGAAGACGTTCTCCTCGCAGGCCGTCATGCTCACGCTGCTGGCACAGCGCATCGTCGACGACCTGGAGGACGAGCCGCCGGCCGATCTCGAGACCCTCCTCTCGGACCTCGAGTCGATGCCCGGTCAGATCGAAGCCCTCCTCGACGAGTCCGACGCCGAGGCGATCGCCGAGCGCTACAGCGACAGTCAGTCGTACTTCTTCATCGGGCGCGGCCTCGGCTTCCCCGTGGCGCTCGAGGGCGCGCTGAAGTTCAAGGAGATCACGTACGAGCACGCCGAAGGGTTCGCCTCCGGAGAGCTCAAACACGGCCCGCTGGCGCTGGTCACGCCCGAGACGCCGGTGTTCGCGATCTTCACCGGCCAGGAAGACGAGAAGACACTGAAAAACGCCGAGGAGGCACAGACTCGCGGCGCGCCCGTGATCGCGGTCTGTCCCGACGGGCATCCGGCCGTCGAGGCCGCCGACGAGCACCTCGCGATCCCCGAGACCGATCCCGATCTGGCGGGGCTGCTCGCGAACGTCCAGCTCCAGCTCGTCTCCTACTACGCCGCCGACCTCCTCGATCGACCGATCGACAAACCGCGAAACCTCGCGAA
- a CDS encoding SCO family protein, with product MDRRTYLGAAGIAGLTSVAGCLGGALGGNGENAGHPDAVLGPPEQDLSEASHPSYGDEFPSVSVPDPLADETVSTDQFEGDRTVLLTVFYTMCPDGMCPQLILRLRRAQEVAAQEGYGDDAAFLAMTFDPERDTESELRTYANERSIDLDAGNWHFLRPEQYEDAKAIVTDDFGLPLEKRHDNDYEKLEYSFPHFPYIFLINEQGVVERVYPKATSRKPSEIVDDFETVVTA from the coding sequence ATGGACCGGCGGACATACCTCGGCGCAGCCGGAATTGCAGGACTTACCAGCGTTGCCGGCTGTCTCGGCGGGGCGCTCGGCGGTAACGGAGAGAACGCGGGCCATCCCGACGCCGTTCTCGGCCCGCCGGAGCAGGACCTGAGCGAGGCTTCACATCCGAGTTACGGCGACGAATTTCCCTCGGTCAGTGTGCCCGATCCGCTCGCCGACGAAACCGTTTCGACTGACCAGTTCGAGGGCGACCGGACCGTTCTACTGACTGTCTTCTATACGATGTGCCCCGACGGAATGTGTCCCCAGTTGATCCTTCGGCTCCGACGCGCACAGGAGGTCGCGGCCCAGGAGGGGTACGGTGACGACGCCGCGTTTCTCGCGATGACGTTCGATCCCGAACGGGACACCGAATCGGAACTCCGAACGTACGCCAACGAACGGAGTATCGACCTCGACGCCGGGAACTGGCACTTCCTGCGACCGGAGCAGTACGAGGACGCCAAAGCGATCGTCACCGACGATTTCGGACTACCGCTCGAGAAGCGACACGACAATGACTACGAGAAACTCGAGTACTCGTTCCCACACTTCCCCTACATCTTCCTCATCAACGAGCAGGGGGTCGTCGAGCGTGTTTATCCGAAGGCGACGAGCAGGAAGCCGTCGGAGATCGTCGACGACTTTGAAACGGTGGTGACGGCATAG
- a CDS encoding helix-turn-helix domain-containing protein, with protein MSTDISDAEDVTDAESVSNAGVAGADPEGVPDAAESDRQGIRSQAEGGIVAQLRLDHSALFLRPTLRRAPDVTIEPDYWTTVEPGRTFVFVTVYGDEFEPFETGLEVDPTVTDPVLVDRYPDRRVYRVTLTDRAVTFTSKTADVGGRLLDLSSSRDGWLVQLRFPDRERLVAFNDYCRERDISVTVDHLRVSDDEDDGVVALTDKQQELLAVAHEEGYFDVPRGISQDELADRLDVSKSAVSQRLRRAIGELCTATLS; from the coding sequence ATGAGCACCGATATCTCCGATGCCGAGGACGTGACCGATGCCGAAAGCGTCTCTAACGCCGGAGTGGCCGGCGCCGATCCCGAGGGCGTCCCGGACGCCGCCGAGAGCGATCGGCAGGGAATTCGGTCGCAGGCCGAGGGCGGAATCGTCGCCCAGCTCCGACTCGATCACTCGGCCCTGTTCCTTCGCCCGACCCTCCGACGCGCGCCGGACGTCACCATCGAACCGGACTACTGGACCACCGTTGAACCGGGACGGACGTTCGTCTTCGTCACGGTCTACGGAGACGAGTTCGAGCCCTTCGAAACCGGCCTTGAGGTCGATCCGACCGTCACCGATCCGGTGCTCGTCGATCGCTACCCCGACAGACGAGTCTATCGCGTGACGCTCACCGACCGCGCGGTCACGTTCACCTCGAAGACCGCCGACGTCGGCGGTCGTCTGCTCGACCTCTCGAGTTCCCGGGACGGCTGGCTCGTTCAGCTTCGATTCCCCGACCGCGAGCGACTCGTCGCGTTCAATGACTACTGTCGCGAGCGGGACATCTCGGTCACGGTCGATCATCTCCGCGTCTCCGACGACGAGGACGACGGCGTCGTCGCCCTGACCGACAAACAACAGGAACTCCTCGCCGTCGCCCACGAAGAGGGGTATTTCGACGTCCCGCGAGGCATCTCCCAGGACGAACTCGCGGATCGACTCGACGTCTCGAAGTCTGCGGTCTCCCAGCGACTGCGACGGGCGATCGGCGAACTCTGTACCGCGACGCTCTCCTGA
- a CDS encoding iron transporter: MNRRRFLRGTATIGAVGTVGTAGCLERLGFEEESAWANPPLVENRPDAVYLPASREEMATYGMAADGDYAAALSYTFPHRFWTVEATSDGKQLVEVDTDDSHHLMVTVWDRETHTVLPVDMRLEVLQDGSPVDAGVSSPWPMLSQRMGFHYGDNVRLPGEGEYTVRVRAGPVSLERTGAFEGRFESAGSLEIDFEYVRSDINGLSFETLDEDKWGSRDALSVMQHGEGSSGHDGDHGGGSDGHDGDLGPPPTGQGPPVADIPGESLGTERSGDAAITVFATDADRFTDDGSYLAICPRTPYNGIILPLTSLSVAVERDGDVVREGALAETLDGAFGHHYGLEIDELAAGDRVTVTVDSPPQVSRHDGYETAFFEFDDVTYTV, encoded by the coding sequence ATGAATCGCCGGCGTTTCCTCCGCGGAACAGCGACGATCGGAGCCGTCGGGACCGTCGGCACGGCCGGCTGTCTCGAGCGACTCGGGTTCGAAGAAGAGTCCGCGTGGGCGAACCCCCCGCTCGTCGAGAACCGCCCCGACGCCGTCTACCTCCCGGCCTCGCGCGAGGAGATGGCGACCTACGGGATGGCGGCCGACGGCGACTACGCCGCCGCGCTCTCCTATACCTTTCCGCACCGGTTCTGGACCGTCGAGGCCACCAGCGACGGGAAACAGCTCGTCGAGGTCGACACCGACGACAGCCACCACCTCATGGTCACCGTCTGGGACCGAGAGACCCACACCGTCCTTCCGGTGGACATGCGACTCGAGGTCCTGCAAGACGGCTCGCCAGTCGACGCGGGCGTCTCCTCGCCGTGGCCGATGCTCTCCCAGCGGATGGGCTTTCACTACGGCGACAACGTCCGGTTGCCGGGCGAAGGCGAGTACACGGTCCGCGTCCGGGCCGGTCCCGTCTCCCTCGAGCGAACCGGCGCGTTCGAGGGACGGTTTGAATCGGCAGGCTCGCTCGAGATCGACTTCGAGTACGTCCGATCGGACATCAACGGTCTCTCCTTCGAGACGCTCGACGAGGATAAGTGGGGGAGCCGTGACGCCTTGTCGGTGATGCAACACGGCGAGGGCAGCAGCGGCCACGACGGTGATCACGGTGGGGGCAGTGACGGACACGACGGTGACCTCGGGCCGCCACCGACGGGACAGGGGCCGCCGGTCGCGGACATTCCGGGAGAGTCGCTCGGAACCGAGCGCAGCGGCGACGCGGCGATCACCGTGTTCGCGACCGACGCCGACCGGTTCACTGACGACGGCTCGTATCTGGCAATCTGTCCCAGAACGCCGTACAACGGCATCATCCTCCCGCTGACGTCCCTGTCCGTCGCCGTCGAACGCGACGGTGACGTCGTCCGGGAGGGGGCCCTCGCGGAAACGCTCGACGGGGCGTTCGGACATCATTACGGACTCGAGATCGACGAGCTCGCGGCGGGCGATCGCGTGACGGTCACCGTCGATTCGCCCCCGCAGGTGTCCCGTCACGATGGCTACGAGACGGCGTTTTTCGAGTTCGACGACGTCACGTACACGGTCTAG
- a CDS encoding bacterio-opsin activator domain-containing protein: MSDSTATVVGEAPCVLVVGDSDPADDAMDALEAAFDGESLLRERTLEGALDRLAAREIHCLVCPFAAAVDGAPPSDSLFEALAARTGERPIVAVADAEDAPRALDAGASDVVGPDESDAVLTARVRNAAERERYRLAAASSDPRHRSILEHAAAVVWVLDADGDIEYASPAVEAELGYTPTELERTTITRLVHPDDREAIRETLAAVAAAPIGTTERVTGRLGHADGTWRVAELTCTNRLEDPAVEGVVVTRTSAPAAESAPGDGARAGVDRLADAFFTLGPHGEIRYANPTAIRLVTEIADRPIDDDISTGTVVWDLLPDRLGEPLADRIREAETTGSLVEFETALPDRERRLSVAVHPGDEGVSVYARERSPDTAAPVATTESDRLELLEGVIDALDDGIVVLEGSTVRLANAALLELVEADAVVGRDLADLFDDDLAATVRERARSPVVRWMEPVTGELAPDAGRPRPVDVSVAPLPDPDRTLCVVRDGRGSRAAALSTVTETVASLRRAETPAAVRSAVTGAVREYTDADIAVWYLANDDRLRPAAVTAATDRTTADDEGSIEPPAIDLGNTPLADALESGEPTVYERAALDDVLVRTGLRAERLLTVPIADRGLVLATSTEPMAFDGLDTDPIETLSDAAALTLEGLERADTLHTCQRDRERLRARAERTEGVCDAARSLLDASSREAVERRLCEALVSLTPLESADGIELAWVGRADEGGQRIVPETWAGRDGEFLDSTRISLDRDADSPTANAAATREPVVIDALDDAGTGRTDGPDAEREWRRPLLERGFRAALSLPLESGALRYGTLTAYAARPSAFDDATRRACEHLATVAGEAIGMIETKRALLADRITELEVVLRDESEPLAAIAGRLDQRIDVRAVIPRSSGGSTVFCSVPASDADATHETVESLPAVDSVSIVGRGTDETVLEIGLTDAAEPSVARTIADHGGVLRSVVPVDDRTRLVIELGEPIGVSAFLRALEAVHPGTELVARRELDRPPRSTRPFDTLAEELSERQRRTLEAAYHGGFFEWPRERTGEEVAESIGVSQPTFSRHLRIAQRKLFELLFDEAED; this comes from the coding sequence ATGAGCGACAGTACCGCGACGGTCGTCGGCGAGGCCCCCTGCGTCTTGGTCGTCGGCGACTCCGACCCCGCCGACGACGCGATGGACGCACTCGAGGCAGCGTTCGACGGCGAGTCGCTGCTCAGGGAGCGGACGCTCGAGGGGGCGCTCGACCGACTCGCCGCTCGCGAGATCCACTGTCTCGTCTGTCCGTTCGCGGCCGCGGTCGACGGAGCGCCGCCGTCCGACTCGCTGTTCGAGGCGCTGGCGGCCCGCACCGGCGAGCGACCGATCGTGGCCGTCGCCGACGCCGAGGACGCACCGCGAGCCCTCGATGCCGGCGCGAGCGACGTCGTCGGTCCGGACGAGTCCGACGCGGTGCTGACCGCCCGCGTCAGAAACGCCGCCGAACGAGAGCGGTACCGACTGGCCGCGGCGAGTTCGGACCCGCGCCACCGATCGATCCTCGAGCACGCCGCGGCGGTCGTCTGGGTGCTCGACGCCGACGGCGATATCGAGTACGCGAGCCCGGCCGTCGAGGCCGAACTGGGGTACACGCCGACGGAACTCGAGCGAACGACCATCACTCGACTCGTCCATCCGGACGATCGCGAGGCGATCCGCGAGACGCTCGCCGCCGTCGCCGCCGCTCCGATCGGGACGACCGAACGGGTCACCGGTCGGCTGGGTCACGCCGACGGCACCTGGCGGGTCGCGGAACTGACCTGTACCAACCGTCTCGAGGATCCGGCCGTCGAGGGAGTCGTCGTCACGCGGACGAGTGCGCCCGCAGCCGAGTCGGCCCCCGGTGACGGGGCGCGAGCGGGAGTCGATCGGCTCGCGGACGCGTTTTTCACGCTCGGTCCGCACGGCGAGATCCGGTACGCGAATCCGACGGCGATTCGGCTCGTTACCGAGATCGCCGATCGGCCGATCGATGACGATATCTCGACGGGGACGGTCGTCTGGGACCTGCTCCCCGATCGACTCGGCGAACCGCTCGCCGATCGGATCCGCGAGGCCGAAACGACGGGCTCGCTCGTCGAGTTCGAGACGGCACTGCCGGACCGCGAGCGCCGCCTCTCCGTCGCCGTCCATCCCGGCGACGAGGGCGTCTCCGTCTACGCGAGGGAGCGATCCCCCGATACCGCGGCTCCCGTGGCGACGACGGAGTCGGACCGTCTCGAACTCCTTGAGGGCGTCATCGACGCGTTAGACGACGGCATCGTCGTCCTCGAGGGATCGACGGTTCGGCTGGCGAACGCGGCCCTGTTGGAACTCGTCGAGGCGGACGCGGTCGTCGGTCGCGACCTCGCGGACCTGTTCGACGACGACCTCGCCGCGACGGTCCGAGAGCGGGCGCGATCGCCCGTCGTCAGGTGGATGGAGCCCGTGACGGGCGAGCTCGCGCCCGACGCGGGCCGGCCCCGACCGGTCGACGTCTCCGTCGCACCGCTGCCCGATCCGGATCGAACGCTCTGTGTGGTCCGCGACGGGCGCGGCTCTCGGGCCGCCGCGCTGTCGACTGTCACGGAAACCGTCGCGAGCCTCCGCCGCGCCGAGACGCCGGCCGCCGTTCGATCGGCCGTCACGGGTGCCGTCCGCGAGTATACCGACGCTGACATCGCCGTCTGGTATCTCGCCAACGACGACCGCCTTCGCCCGGCGGCGGTGACGGCGGCGACGGACCGAACGACCGCCGACGACGAGGGATCGATCGAGCCACCGGCGATCGATCTCGGGAACACTCCGCTGGCCGACGCCCTCGAGAGCGGCGAGCCGACCGTCTACGAGCGCGCGGCTCTCGACGACGTCCTCGTTCGCACCGGCCTCCGGGCCGAACGGCTCCTGACCGTCCCGATCGCGGATCGCGGTCTCGTTCTCGCGACCAGTACGGAGCCAATGGCGTTCGACGGGCTGGACACGGACCCGATCGAGACCCTATCGGACGCGGCCGCACTGACGCTCGAGGGGCTCGAGCGCGCCGATACCCTCCATACGTGTCAGCGCGACCGGGAGCGACTGCGGGCCCGCGCGGAGCGAACGGAAGGGGTCTGCGACGCGGCGCGGTCGCTTCTGGACGCGTCGTCCCGCGAGGCGGTCGAACGACGGCTCTGTGAGGCGCTCGTCTCCCTGACACCTCTCGAGTCGGCCGACGGGATCGAACTCGCCTGGGTCGGCCGCGCGGACGAGGGGGGGCAGCGGATCGTCCCCGAGACGTGGGCCGGTCGCGACGGCGAGTTCCTCGACTCGACTCGGATCTCGCTCGACCGGGACGCTGATTCGCCGACGGCGAACGCGGCGGCGACCCGCGAGCCGGTCGTCATCGATGCCCTCGACGACGCCGGTACCGGCCGGACTGATGGTCCCGACGCGGAGCGGGAGTGGCGGCGACCGCTCCTCGAGCGGGGATTTCGGGCCGCGCTGAGTCTCCCGCTCGAATCGGGCGCGCTCCGGTACGGAACGCTGACCGCGTACGCGGCACGGCCTTCGGCGTTCGACGACGCCACCCGCCGCGCCTGCGAGCACCTCGCGACGGTCGCCGGCGAGGCGATCGGGATGATCGAGACGAAACGCGCGCTCCTCGCCGATCGCATCACCGAACTCGAGGTCGTCCTCCGAGACGAGTCGGAGCCGCTCGCTGCGATCGCGGGGCGGCTCGACCAGCGAATCGACGTTCGGGCCGTGATTCCGCGGTCGTCGGGCGGGTCGACGGTGTTCTGTTCGGTCCCCGCGTCCGACGCGGACGCGACCCACGAGACCGTCGAGTCGCTGCCGGCGGTCGACTCGGTCTCGATCGTCGGCCGCGGAACCGACGAGACCGTCCTCGAGATCGGTCTGACCGACGCCGCCGAGCCGTCCGTCGCGCGGACGATCGCGGACCACGGCGGCGTCCTCCGGTCGGTCGTACCGGTCGACGATCGCACAAGACTCGTGATCGAACTCGGGGAACCGATCGGCGTGAGCGCGTTCCTCCGCGCGCTCGAGGCGGTCCACCCGGGAACGGAACTGGTCGCCCGCCGGGAGCTAGATCGACCGCCGCGTTCGACCCGACCGTTCGATACCCTCGCCGAGGAGCTGTCGGAGCGACAGCGGCGGACGCTGGAGGCGGCCTATCACGGCGGCTTCTTCGAGTGGCCTCGCGAGCGCACCGGCGAGGAGGTCGCCGAGTCGATCGGCGTCTCGCAGCCGACGTTCAGTCGACATCTCCGGATCGCACAGCGCAAACTGTTTGAGCTGCTGTTTGACGAGGCCGAGGACTGA
- a CDS encoding orc1/cdc6 family replication initiation protein, with protein sequence MSSSGDDLFTRDDPIFENKELLEINHLPAEGRIVGRDDEISELANAVNPAIFGQSPSNLLIYGKTGTGKSLCAKYISERAVRVAGDEDVTSAFAYVDCAQDNTETQAVQTIAHSLNEPAITDVRIPDKGLSTSTYYKRLWTVLDSQYDVVLVILDEVDKLDDDDILMQLSRAGEAGKLESCKIGVIGISNKIKYKDRLDERVKSSLCEREFVFPPYDANQLRNIMQARSDAFKDGVLEPSVIPRAAALAAREHGDARKAIDILRYAGEIAQSKGSETVREEFVVQARERAETDRFRELIRGSTPHSRYVLQALAVLSLNTADEDGFRTTKIYDVYEEICRQESSEPLSLRRVRDLLKEHAFLDILEQTRRSGGSAEGSYTEHQLLEDPDVVRTVLVETDES encoded by the coding sequence ATGTCGAGTTCCGGCGACGACCTGTTCACGCGCGACGACCCGATCTTCGAGAACAAGGAACTCCTCGAGATCAATCATCTCCCGGCGGAGGGCCGGATCGTCGGTCGGGACGACGAGATTTCGGAGCTCGCGAACGCCGTGAATCCGGCAATTTTCGGGCAGAGTCCGAGCAATCTCCTCATTTACGGGAAAACGGGGACGGGCAAGTCCCTCTGTGCTAAGTACATCTCGGAACGGGCCGTCCGGGTCGCGGGGGACGAGGACGTCACCTCCGCGTTCGCCTACGTGGACTGCGCACAGGATAACACGGAGACCCAGGCGGTCCAGACGATCGCCCACTCGCTGAACGAACCGGCGATCACCGACGTCCGGATCCCGGACAAGGGGCTCAGCACCTCGACGTACTATAAGCGCCTCTGGACGGTGCTCGACTCCCAGTACGACGTCGTCCTCGTGATCCTCGACGAGGTCGACAAGCTCGACGACGACGACATTCTCATGCAACTCTCGCGTGCGGGCGAGGCCGGCAAACTCGAGTCGTGCAAGATCGGCGTGATCGGAATCAGTAACAAGATCAAGTACAAGGACCGCTTGGACGAGCGGGTCAAGTCCAGTCTCTGCGAGCGGGAGTTCGTCTTTCCGCCCTACGACGCGAACCAGCTCCGAAACATCATGCAGGCCCGCAGCGACGCGTTCAAGGACGGCGTCCTCGAGCCCTCAGTTATCCCGCGAGCCGCGGCGCTGGCCGCCCGCGAACACGGCGACGCGCGGAAGGCGATCGATATCCTCCGATACGCCGGCGAGATCGCCCAGTCGAAGGGCAGCGAGACGGTTCGCGAAGAGTTCGTCGTTCAGGCGCGCGAGCGGGCCGAAACCGATCGGTTTCGAGAACTCATCCGCGGGTCGACGCCCCACTCGCGATACGTCCTGCAGGCGCTCGCCGTCCTCTCGCTCAATACGGCCGACGAGGACGGGTTCAGGACGACGAAGATCTACGACGTCTACGAGGAAATCTGTCGACAGGAGAGCTCCGAACCGCTCTCGCTGCGACGAGTCCGCGACCTGTTGAAAGAACACGCCTTCCTCGATATCTTAGAGCAGACCCGCCGGAGCGGCGGGAGCGCGGAGGGAAGCTACACCGAACATCAGTTGCTCGAGGATCCGGACGTCGTCCGGACGGT
- a CDS encoding universal stress protein — MYQDLLLATDGSDAANRATDHGVELARELDATLHVLSVSEDGPQATEKQDRLRSDPEDEAASAAEHAKEAADREGVDVTTDIRHGVPQEQIVDFAETNPVDMVIVGTAGRSGLDHLISGSVAEEIVRNAPVPVLTVREKP, encoded by the coding sequence ATGTATCAGGATCTACTGCTCGCGACGGACGGGAGCGACGCCGCGAACCGAGCGACCGATCACGGAGTCGAACTCGCGCGGGAGCTCGACGCGACACTGCACGTCCTGTCGGTCTCCGAGGACGGCCCGCAGGCTACGGAGAAACAGGATCGGTTGCGGTCCGATCCGGAGGACGAGGCCGCGTCGGCCGCCGAACACGCCAAGGAAGCGGCGGACCGGGAGGGGGTCGACGTCACGACGGACATCCGCCACGGCGTTCCCCAAGAACAGATCGTCGACTTCGCGGAGACGAACCCGGTCGATATGGTCATCGTCGGGACGGCCGGCCGATCCGGGCTCGACCACCTGATCTCGGGCAGCGTCGCCGAGGAAATCGTTCGAAACGCACCGGTTCCGGTCCTCACCGTTCGCGAAAAACCCTGA
- a CDS encoding cytochrome c biogenesis CcdA family protein, protein MVDTMLATSIAFGLTSGIATFFSPCSYPLLPGYVGFYASQTDGDRASLGGALSRGLVAGLGVLVTFGALLGATFWVGYSTLSKITWFEVVVGLALIAFGLLIVFDRAPSASIALPKRRSSVLGFAIFGVGYALAAAGCVAPVFFGVVGRALSVPATSAAVLLGAYVGSFVVLMVSLTVATGMGLVAAGQLAAYTGALKRVAGVVMVIAGLGQLYLAVVVLDVFGLF, encoded by the coding sequence ATGGTCGACACGATGCTCGCCACCTCGATCGCGTTCGGACTTACCTCGGGAATCGCGACCTTCTTTTCGCCGTGTTCGTATCCGCTCCTTCCGGGATACGTGGGCTTTTACGCCAGTCAAACCGACGGCGATCGCGCGTCGCTCGGCGGCGCGCTGAGCCGGGGGCTGGTCGCCGGTCTCGGCGTGTTGGTCACCTTCGGTGCGTTGCTCGGCGCGACGTTCTGGGTCGGCTACTCGACCCTGTCGAAGATCACGTGGTTCGAAGTCGTCGTCGGACTCGCCCTGATCGCGTTCGGGCTCCTGATCGTCTTCGACCGCGCCCCGTCGGCGTCGATCGCGCTCCCCAAACGCCGCTCGAGCGTGCTCGGCTTCGCGATCTTCGGCGTGGGCTACGCGCTGGCGGCGGCCGGCTGCGTCGCGCCGGTGTTTTTCGGCGTCGTCGGCCGTGCGCTCTCGGTACCCGCGACCTCGGCAGCGGTCCTCCTCGGGGCGTACGTCGGGAGCTTTGTCGTCCTCATGGTCTCGCTGACCGTCGCGACTGGGATGGGACTGGTCGCTGCCGGTCAACTCGCGGCCTACACTGGCGCCCTGAAACGCGTTGCGGGTGTCGTCATGGTTATCGCCGGACTCGGCCAGCTCTATCTCGCGGTCGTCGTCCTCGACGTCTTCGGTCTGTTCTGA
- a CDS encoding TlpA family protein disulfide reductase has product MRRRDVLAGVGSLGVIGAAGAVAIRGPPSLDDGTEESEPTADPLMVETIDAPGSEAGEVRVPASDRATFIDFFGTWCGPCSKQMPALVEANDRIGDDVLFMSVTNEAVGRSVTKAEVVDWWTDHDGDWLLGIDPTAELSAQYLAGGIPYAVAIDSSGRVQWSEGGRKSADELVAGIERALEDGD; this is encoded by the coding sequence ATGCGAAGGCGGGACGTCCTCGCTGGGGTCGGCAGTCTGGGCGTCATCGGAGCCGCAGGAGCGGTCGCGATACGTGGGCCACCGTCGCTCGATGACGGAACGGAGGAATCGGAACCGACCGCCGACCCGCTCATGGTCGAGACGATCGACGCGCCGGGGAGCGAGGCCGGCGAGGTCCGAGTACCGGCGTCCGACCGAGCGACGTTCATCGATTTCTTCGGAACGTGGTGTGGCCCCTGTTCCAAGCAGATGCCCGCCCTCGTCGAGGCGAACGATCGAATCGGTGACGACGTGTTGTTCATGTCGGTCACGAACGAAGCGGTCGGGCGCTCTGTCACGAAAGCGGAAGTCGTCGACTGGTGGACCGACCACGACGGGGACTGGCTGCTCGGTATCGATCCGACCGCGGAACTGAGCGCCCAGTATCTCGCCGGCGGTATCCCCTACGCCGTCGCGATCGACTCCTCCGGACGCGTTCAGTGGTCGGAGGGCGGTCGGAAGTCCGCGGACGAACTGGTCGCCGGCATCGAACGTGCCCTCGAGGACGGGGACTGA